Proteins co-encoded in one Nematostella vectensis chromosome 15, jaNemVect1.1, whole genome shotgun sequence genomic window:
- the LOC5512920 gene encoding neuropeptide FF receptor 1: METGNSSSNVTQGSCGHTESAAITAIKVTCYVTLMILSLIGNCLVLSIICRNRQMHTTTNYFIANMACSDLIIPIFVAPTNIIDILSGTNRIWLVKGTTGLVLCKVMYFLLDVSTAVSIQSLVAMAIDRYYAVSHPLKANQSARARALVIPLTWVIAAAVHAPHLYTFRLYEINSQLFCYSSWEPAFENVSTTKRYQMSLFTLLYVLPLLLITALYARTLHLLRNRIIPGDVLPEQRMREDATTRGILKMTVTVVAAFALSWLPVHVLILLLFYDWDWLIPCHMRGAWFAAFFLGYAYSVLNPCVYFLFNKNYRAGFKALWESLCCRWPQRTVSMDVAAADHSLAVIKDTELSTIVPAGDGLKFSDLAKVEQHV; the protein is encoded by the coding sequence aTGGAGACTGGAAATAGCTCGTCCAACGTAACACAGGGATCCTGTGGCCACACCGAGTCCGCCGCCATCACAGCTATAAAAGTCACGTGTTACGTGACGCTCATGATCTTGTCTCTGATTGGCAACTGCTTGGTGTTGTCAATCATCTGCCGCAACCGGCAAATGCACACCACGACAAACTACTTCATAGCCAACATGGCGTGCTCCGATCTCATAATCCCAATCTTCGTCGCTCCTACGAACATAATCGATATTCTCTCGGGTACCAATCGGATTTGGCTCGTGAAGGGTACGACTGGACTCGTGCTCTGCAAGGTCATGTACTTCCTTTTAGACGTCTCCACAGCCGTGTCTATACAGAGCCTAGTCGCCATGGCGATAGACCGCTACTATGCCGTCTCGCATCCGCTGAAAGCGAACCAGAGTGCGCGGGCTCGCGCGCTCGTGATACCGCTAACCTGGGTAATCGCGGCCGCTGTTCACGCCCCTCATCTCTACACATTCCGCCTCTACGAGATAAACAGCCAGTTGTTTTGCTACAGCTCCTGGGAGCCGGCTTTTGAGAACGTGTCCACGACAAAGAGATACCAGATGAGCTTGTTCACCTTGCTGTACGTCCTTCCCCTACTCCTCATCACGGCCCTGTACGCGCGCACGCTACACCTACTGCGCAACCGCATCATCCCCGGCGACGTCCTACCAGAACAGCGCATGCGCGAAGACGCCACCACAAGAGGGATCCTCAAAATGACTGTCACCGTCGTGGCAGCCTTTGCGTTGTCATGGTTACCAGTCCACGTGTTAATCCTTTTGTTATTCTACGACTGGGATTGGTTGATTCCTTGTCACATGAGGGGCGCATGGTTCGCTGCGTTCTTCCTTGGTTACGCGTACAGTGTGCTAAATCCTTGCGTTTATTTCCTGTTTAACAAGAACTATCGTGCGGGTTTCAAGGCCTTGTGGGAGAGCCTGTGTTGTCGATGGCCGCAGAGGACTGTGAGTATGGATGTGGCGGCCGCTGACCACTCACTTGCAGTGATCAAGGACACCGAGTTGTCCACGATTGTCCCCGCAGGGGACGGTTTGAAATTTTCCGATTTGGCAAAAGTGGAACAACATGTATGA
- the LOC116618565 gene encoding keratin-associated protein 10-9 isoform X2: protein MNLRLLFLVFTITFNYPSCIEGKHKPEHHAKGRHQARASHALSKKQFIPSIYNGFRRSKAPKRCDPSCQHFCTPDCDFACCIPAPPKPATRRREECASYCPRSCYPQCKPSCCNVRRSSAYRSHLPAHFGYVRPPPALVQTASFSESTPPSCPANCPSYCYPTCSYSCCSPRAASLRNSLPIRRTEDPFRRFQGLQSSFRAVVPQYAPAGMAIGQRRCPEPCARDCFPTCTPACCQLPAQQTYSQQPYQSYAPLPPAGQSAFIPPSPMSEGSRISKVILPHLPPPASCPASCPAQCAPICSPFCCSEAQPPPPPPPPPSEGPSCPGSCAQSCYPQCTPSCCMTQPPQFPQGAPVSVQIPPQSTPPQSTPLSCPGSCSLSCFPQCTSSCCLQNQLQPPLPPALPPALPPAAPLIVLIPRPPPVCPAPCPPSCYPQCDKACCCMKSKRKRKRSIQKVQSHHKRSLEEELDRRANIGMCATDR from the exons ATG AACCTGCGCCTCTTGTTCCTCGTTTTTACAATAACATTCAATTACCCATCATGCATAGAGGGCAAGCACAAGCCAGAGCACCATGCAAAAG GTCGTCATCAAGCACGTGCGAGCCACGCCCTCTCGAAGAAACAGTTCATTCCCTCCATATACAACGGTTTTAGACGAAGCAAAGCCCCAA AGCGCTGTGACCCGTCCTGCCAGCACTTCTGTACGCCAGACTGTGATTTCGCCTGCTGCATTCCGGCCCCGCCCAAACCCGCTACCCGGAGGAGAGAGGAGTGTGCTTCCTACTGTCCGCGCTCATGCTACCCGCAGTGTAAGCCTTCCTGTTGCAACGTGAGGCGTTCCTCAGCCTACCGCAGCCACCTTCCCGCCCATTTTGGCTATGTTCGCCCTCCTCCCGCCCTTGTCCAGACAGCTTCCTTCTCTGAATCTACGCCCCCGTCCTGCCCGGCGAACTGTCCCTCATATTGCTATCCTACTTGTTCGTACTCTTGCTGTAGTCCTCGTGCAGCTTCGCTCCGTAATTCCCTTCCAATCCGCCGCACAGAGGATCCATTCCGCCGATTTCAAGGATTGCAGAGCTCATTTCGCGCGGTCGTACCTCAATATGCTCCCGCGGGAATGGCTATTGGTCAGCGGCGGTGTCCAGAGCCATGCGCACGGGATTGTTTCCCAACATGCACTCCGGCATGCTGTCAGTTGCCGGCACAGCAAACTTACTCTCAACAGCCTTACCAATCttacgcacccctccccccagctGGTCAATCCGCCTTCATCCCCCCCTCACCAATGAGCGAGGGATCAAGGATCTCAAAGGTCATACTCCCCCACCTCCCTCCCCCTGCGTCTTGTCCGGCCTCCTGCCCTGCGCAGTGCGCCCCTATATGCTCACCCTTCTGCTGTTCAGAAGCCCAACCACCTcctccacccccacccccaccctctGAGGGACCGTCATGCCCTGGGAGCTGCGCACAGTCGTGCTACCCACAATGTACTCCGAGCTGTTGCATGACTCAGCCCCCACAATTCCCACAGGGGGCACCAGTGTCCGTTCAAATACCTCCCCAGTCCACCCCTCCACAGTCGACACCCCTTTCGTGTCCAGGCTCCTGCTCGCTCTCGTGCTTCCCACAATGCACCTCCAGCTGTTGCTTACAAAACCAACTCcagccacccctccctcccgcGCTCCCACCCGCTCTCCCTCCGGCTGCTCCTCTGATAGTACTAATCCCCCGCCCTCCCCCCGTGTGTCCGGCGCCGTGCCCCCCCTCATGTTACCCACAATGCGACAAGGCGTGCTGCTGCATGAAGAGCAAACGGAAGCGGAAGCGATCGATACAGAAAGTGCAAAGCCACCACAAGCGATCATTGGAGGAGGAGCTAGACAGGCGGGCGAATATTGGTATGTGCGCCACGgacagatga
- the LOC5499231 gene encoding tetratricopeptide repeat protein 28 translates to MACSVPDSTDIERERHLRLQQLLVEGGTTALRKFFDNIHPPATLATVLTTKQRQLQQLVNKGILSSTQWSKLYPASGNPESKQFDISLLSALLRNICGILTPNDPFWSTYPPDANISDEANLVRIRMLRNDFAHSTTIRLNESQFEIFWEKLSSALGALGLNKFKIDDYKMRPIGTKDYTSVIQQWVASDGKILEKLHDMASTAARHHEEVKAGIEEFLKLKPGIEEVLGLRGRLEELIDLLEPRSQHSLPSNGQVRETHNGESGDERDQAEELMGRGRKYYDMDNYEEAIGHSKEALRLYQKTSDDQGQGKAHLLIGTTHDHQGKYEEAIGHYKEALRLYQKTSDDQGQAMAHLLIGITHDQQGKYEEARGHYKEALRLYQKTSDDQWQGKANLLIGNTHHQQGKYEEAIGHSKEALRLYQKTSDDQGQGKANLLIGKTHYQQGKYEEARGHYKEALRLYQKSSDDQGQGKAHLQIGNTHHQQGKYEEAIGHYKEALRLYQKTSDDQGQGKAHLLIGNTHNQQGKYEEARGYYKEALRLYQKTSDDQGQGKAHILIGNTHDQQGKYEDARGHYKEALRLYQKTSDDQWQGKAHILIGNTHDQQGKYEEARGHYKEALRLYQKSSDDQWQGKAHILIGNTHDQQGKYEEARGHYKEALRLYQKTSDDQGQGKAHLLIGNTHNQQGKYEEARGHYKEALRLYQKTSDDQGQGEAHLLIGNTHYQQGKYEEAIGNYKEALRLYQKTSDDQGQGEAHLLIGKTHYQQCKYEEAIGHYKEALRLYQKTSDDQGQGKAHLLIGKTHYQQGKYEEARGHSKEALRLYQKTSDDQGQGKANLLIGKTHYQQGKYEEARGHSKEALRLYQKTSDDQGQWKAHLLIGYKHYQQGKYEEARGYSKEALRLYQKTSDDQGQWKLNLLIGYKHYQQGKYE, encoded by the exons ATGGCTTGCTCCGTTCCTGATTCTACCGACATCGAGCGGGAGCGTCACTTACGGCTTCAACAACTTCTGGTGGAGGGAGGAACGACTGCGCTTAGAAAGTTCTTCGACAATATACACCCCCCGGCCACGCTTGCCACGGTGCTCACTACAAAACAGAGACAGCTCCAACAGTTGGTGAATAAAGGCATTTTATCATCTACTCAGTGGAGTAAGCTCTATCCTGCAAGTGGAAATCCAGAGTCGAAGCAATTCGACATTTCTCTGTTGTCTGCGTTGCTCAGAAATATCTGCGGCATCCTGACTCCCAATGATCCATTCTGGAGCACTTATCCACCTGACGCAAATATCTCTGATGAAGCTAATTTGGTAAGGATAAGAATGCTGAGAAATGATTTTGCACACTCAACCACTATACGTCTCAATGAATCACAATTTGAAATCTTTTGGGAGAAGCTTTCGAGTGCACTGGGTGCGCTAGGGTTGAATAAGTTTAAAATAGACGATTATAAGATGCGTCCCATCGGAACTAAAGATTACACCAGCGTAATACAACAGTGGGTGGCGTCAGATGGTAAAATTCTTGAGAAGTTGCATGATATGGCATCAACAGCAGCCAGACACCACGAGGAGGTGAAAGCGGGCATTGAAGAATTCTTAAAACTCAAACCGGGCATTGAAGAAGTTTTAGGTCTCAGAGGCAGGCTAGAAGAACTCATAGACCTTTTAG AGCCGCGCAGTCAACATTCGTTACCAAGCAACGGGCAGGTGAGAGAGACACATAACGGGGAATCTGGTGACGAGAGAGATCAAGCTGAAGAGCTCATGGGCAGGGGTCGTAAATATTACGACATGGATAACTACGAGGAGGCTATAGGACATTCCAAAGAGGCCTTGAGGCTGTACCAAAAGACAAGTGATGATCAAGGGCAGGGGAAAGCACATCTCCTTATTGGTACCACACACGACCATCAAGGTAAATACGAGGAGGCTATAGGACATTACAAAGAGGCCTTGAGGCTGTACCAAAAGACAAGTGATGATCAAGGGCAGGCAATGGCACATCTCCTTATTGGTATCACACACGACCAGCAAGGTAAATACGAGGAGGCTAGAGGACATTACAAAGAGGCCTTGAGGCTGTACCAAAAGACAAGTGATGACCAATGGCAGGGGAAGGCAAATCTCCTTATTGGTAATACACACCACCAGCAAGGTAAATACGAGGAGGCTATAGGACATTCCAAAGAGGCCTTGAGGCTGTACCAAAAGACAAGTGATGATCAAGGGCAGGGGAAGGCAAATCTCCTTATTGGTAAAACACACTACCAGCAAGGTAAATACGAGGAGGCTAGAGGACATTACAAAGAGGCCTTGAGGCTGTACCAAAAGTCAAGTGATGACCAAGGGCAGGGGAAGGCACATCTCCAAATTGGTAATACACACCACCAGCAAGGTAAATACGAGGAGGCTATAGGACATTACAAAGAGGCCTTGAGGCTGTACCAAAAGACAAGTGATGATCAAGGGCAGGGGAAGGCACATCTCCTTATTGGCAATACACACAACCAGCAAGGTAAATACGAGGAGGCTAGAGGATATTACAAAGAGGCCTTGAGGCTGTACCAAAAGACAAGTGATGACCAAGGGCAGGGGAAGGCACATATCCTTATTGGCAATACACACGACCAGCAAGGTAAATACGAGGATGCTAGAGGACATTACAAAGAGGCCTTGAGGCTGTACCAAAAGACAAGTGATGACCAATGGCAGGGGAAGGCACATATCCTTATTGGCAATACACACGACCAGCAAGGTAAATACGAGGAGGCTAGAGGACATTACAAAGAGGCCTTGAGGCTGTACCAAAAGTCAAGTGATGACCAATGGCAGGGGAAGGCACATATCCTTATTGGTAATACACACGACCAGCAAGGTAAATACGAGGAGGCTAGAGGACATTACAAAGAGGCCTTGAGGCTGTACCAAAAGACAAGTGATGATCAAGGGCAGGGGAAGGCACATCTCCTTATTGGTAATACACACAACCAGCAAGGTAAATACGAGGAGGCTAGAGGACATTACAAAGAGGCCTTGAGGCTGTACCAAAAGACAAGTGATGATCAAGGGCAGGGGGAGGCACATCTCCTTATTGGTAATACACACTACCAGCAAGGTAAATACGAGGAGGCTATAGGAAATTACAAAGAGGCCTTGAGGCTGTACCAAAAGACAAGTGATGATCAAGGACAGGGGGAGGCACATCTCCTTATTGGTAAAACACACTACCAGCAATGTAAATACGAGGAGGCTATAGGACATTACAAAGAGGCCTTGAGGCTGTACCAAAAGACAAGTGATGATCAAGGGCAGGGGAAGGCACATCTCCTTATTGGTAAAACACACTACCAGCAAGGTAAATACGAGGAGGCTAGAGGACATTCCAAAGAGGCCTTGAGGCTGTACCAAAAGACAAGTGATGATCAAGGGCAGGGGAAGGCAAATCTCCTTATTGGTAAAACACACTACCAGCAAGGTAAATACGAGGAGGCTAGAGGACATTCCAAAGAGGCCTTGAGGCTGTACCAAAAGACAAGTGATGATCAAGGGCAGTGGAAGGCACATCTCCTTATTGGTTATAAACACTACCAGCAAGGTAAATACGAGGAGGCTAGAGGATATTCCAAAGAGGCCTTGAGGCTGTACCAAAAGACAAGTGATGATCAAGGGCAGTGGAAGTTAAATCTCCTTATTGGTTATAAACACTACCAGCAAGGTAAATACGAGTAG
- the LOC116618565 gene encoding keratin-associated protein 10-4 isoform X1: protein MTNHRPKQDKRPSNSHVNPPTMKNLRLLFLVFTITFNYPSCIEGKHKPEHHAKGRHQARASHALSKKQFIPSIYNGFRRSKAPKRCDPSCQHFCTPDCDFACCIPAPPKPATRRREECASYCPRSCYPQCKPSCCNVRRSSAYRSHLPAHFGYVRPPPALVQTASFSESTPPSCPANCPSYCYPTCSYSCCSPRAASLRNSLPIRRTEDPFRRFQGLQSSFRAVVPQYAPAGMAIGQRRCPEPCARDCFPTCTPACCQLPAQQTYSQQPYQSYAPLPPAGQSAFIPPSPMSEGSRISKVILPHLPPPASCPASCPAQCAPICSPFCCSEAQPPPPPPPPPSEGPSCPGSCAQSCYPQCTPSCCMTQPPQFPQGAPVSVQIPPQSTPPQSTPLSCPGSCSLSCFPQCTSSCCLQNQLQPPLPPALPPALPPAAPLIVLIPRPPPVCPAPCPPSCYPQCDKACCCMKSKRKRKRSIQKVQSHHKRSLEEELDRRANIGMCATDR from the exons ATGACAAATCACCGTCCCAAGCAGGACAAACGTCCAAGCAACTCACATGTGAATCCTCCTACAATGAAG AACCTGCGCCTCTTGTTCCTCGTTTTTACAATAACATTCAATTACCCATCATGCATAGAGGGCAAGCACAAGCCAGAGCACCATGCAAAAG GTCGTCATCAAGCACGTGCGAGCCACGCCCTCTCGAAGAAACAGTTCATTCCCTCCATATACAACGGTTTTAGACGAAGCAAAGCCCCAA AGCGCTGTGACCCGTCCTGCCAGCACTTCTGTACGCCAGACTGTGATTTCGCCTGCTGCATTCCGGCCCCGCCCAAACCCGCTACCCGGAGGAGAGAGGAGTGTGCTTCCTACTGTCCGCGCTCATGCTACCCGCAGTGTAAGCCTTCCTGTTGCAACGTGAGGCGTTCCTCAGCCTACCGCAGCCACCTTCCCGCCCATTTTGGCTATGTTCGCCCTCCTCCCGCCCTTGTCCAGACAGCTTCCTTCTCTGAATCTACGCCCCCGTCCTGCCCGGCGAACTGTCCCTCATATTGCTATCCTACTTGTTCGTACTCTTGCTGTAGTCCTCGTGCAGCTTCGCTCCGTAATTCCCTTCCAATCCGCCGCACAGAGGATCCATTCCGCCGATTTCAAGGATTGCAGAGCTCATTTCGCGCGGTCGTACCTCAATATGCTCCCGCGGGAATGGCTATTGGTCAGCGGCGGTGTCCAGAGCCATGCGCACGGGATTGTTTCCCAACATGCACTCCGGCATGCTGTCAGTTGCCGGCACAGCAAACTTACTCTCAACAGCCTTACCAATCttacgcacccctccccccagctGGTCAATCCGCCTTCATCCCCCCCTCACCAATGAGCGAGGGATCAAGGATCTCAAAGGTCATACTCCCCCACCTCCCTCCCCCTGCGTCTTGTCCGGCCTCCTGCCCTGCGCAGTGCGCCCCTATATGCTCACCCTTCTGCTGTTCAGAAGCCCAACCACCTcctccacccccacccccaccctctGAGGGACCGTCATGCCCTGGGAGCTGCGCACAGTCGTGCTACCCACAATGTACTCCGAGCTGTTGCATGACTCAGCCCCCACAATTCCCACAGGGGGCACCAGTGTCCGTTCAAATACCTCCCCAGTCCACCCCTCCACAGTCGACACCCCTTTCGTGTCCAGGCTCCTGCTCGCTCTCGTGCTTCCCACAATGCACCTCCAGCTGTTGCTTACAAAACCAACTCcagccacccctccctcccgcGCTCCCACCCGCTCTCCCTCCGGCTGCTCCTCTGATAGTACTAATCCCCCGCCCTCCCCCCGTGTGTCCGGCGCCGTGCCCCCCCTCATGTTACCCACAATGCGACAAGGCGTGCTGCTGCATGAAGAGCAAACGGAAGCGGAAGCGATCGATACAGAAAGTGCAAAGCCACCACAAGCGATCATTGGAGGAGGAGCTAGACAGGCGGGCGAATATTGGTATGTGCGCCACGgacagatga